A genomic segment from Anticarsia gemmatalis isolate Benzon Research Colony breed Stoneville strain chromosome 14, ilAntGemm2 primary, whole genome shotgun sequence encodes:
- the Cnep1r2 gene encoding CTD nuclear envelope phosphatase 1 regulatory subunit 2 isoform X2, with protein MFIVNTREYKMSLEQTACDDLKAFERRLTEVIGCLQPATMRWRILLTVVSVCTAIAAYHWLMDPLTPVVSLTQSLWNHPFFAFTSTFLVLLFMMGVHRKVVAPSIITARTRSVLNDFNMSCDDTGKLILKPRPANT; from the exons aTGTTTATTGTTAACACTCGTGAATACAAAATGTCGTTAGAACAGACTGCTTGCGATG ATTTGAAGGCGTTCGAGCGTCGCCTCACTGAAGTTATAGGATGTCTGCAACCGGCTACTATGAGATGGAGAa TTTTGCTGACAGTGGTGTCAGTGTGCACAGCAATAGCTGCATATCATTGGTTGATGGACCCGCTCACTCCTGTTGTCTCCCTCACACAGTCTCTCTGGAATCACCCCTTCTTTGCTTTCACTTCAACATTCTTAG TGTTACTCTTCATGATGGGAGTGCACAGGAAGGTGGTGGCGCCGAGCATCATCACGGCGCGGACACGCTCAGTCCTCAACGACTTCAACATGTCTTGTGACGACACCGGCAAACTCATCCTCAAGCCGCGCCCCGCCAACACATAG
- the Cnep1r2 gene encoding CTD nuclear envelope phosphatase 1 regulatory subunit 2 isoform X1 — protein sequence MFIVNTREYKMSLEQTACDDLKAFERRLTEVIGCLQPATMRWRILLTVVSVCTAIAAYHWLMDPLTPVVSLTQSLWNHPFFAFTSTFLGLLLFLVLLFMMGVHRKVVAPSIITARTRSVLNDFNMSCDDTGKLILKPRPANT from the exons aTGTTTATTGTTAACACTCGTGAATACAAAATGTCGTTAGAACAGACTGCTTGCGATG ATTTGAAGGCGTTCGAGCGTCGCCTCACTGAAGTTATAGGATGTCTGCAACCGGCTACTATGAGATGGAGAa TTTTGCTGACAGTGGTGTCAGTGTGCACAGCAATAGCTGCATATCATTGGTTGATGGACCCGCTCACTCCTGTTGTCTCCCTCACACAGTCTCTCTGGAATCACCCCTTCTTTGCTTTCACTTCAACATTCTTAG gtttattgttatttctagTGTTACTCTTCATGATGGGAGTGCACAGGAAGGTGGTGGCGCCGAGCATCATCACGGCGCGGACACGCTCAGTCCTCAACGACTTCAACATGTCTTGTGACGACACCGGCAAACTCATCCTCAAGCCGCGCCCCGCCAACACATAG
- the LOC142978104 gene encoding enoyl-CoA delta isomerase 1, mitochondrial-like has protein sequence MFPIRQIVNNVRRVAPGFRAMSSSGPLTAVEVDNEGIATVTMQRPPVNSLNLDLLQDLSKSLDEVAKNKCKGMILTSSSPTVFSAGLDIMEMYKPDIKRAETFWTTLQEVWIKLFGSNFVSAAAINGHAPAGGCLLSMSCEYRVMVGGKFTIGLNETALGIVAPKWFMDTMTNTIPQREAEFALTTARMFSVDEALKVGLIDETASDKADSVDKCKKFIKKFDRIPPLARAITKQKIRQGPLAWMNKNRAADTQEFLAFLQNPKVQQSLDMYIQSLKKKAAK, from the exons ATGTTTCCCATCAGACAAATAGTAAACAATGTGCGGCGAGTGGCGCCTGGCTTCAGAGCTATGTCCAGCTCCGGCCCACTCACAGCTGTGGAGGTGGACAATGAAGGAATAGCAACTGTAACAATGCAAAGACCACCAGTGAACAGCCTCAACTTAGACCTCTTGCAAGACTTGAGTAAATCCTTGGATGAAGTAGCTAAAAATAAGTGCAAGGGAATGATTTTAACATCC TCATCACCTACAGTATTCTCCGCCGGTCTAGACATTATGGAGATGTATAAACCAGACATCAAGCGAGCAGAGACTTTCTGGACCACATTACAGGAAGTATGGATCAAACTGTTTGGATCCAACTTTGTCTCAGCTGCTGccattaat GGTCATGCTCCAGCCGGCGGTTGCTTGCTGTCGATGTCGTGCGAATACCGCGTCATGGTGGGCGGCAAGTTCACCATCGGTCTAAACGAGACAGCCTTGGGAATCGTCGCACCAAAGTGGTTTATGGACACCATGACCAACACCATACCTCAGAGGGAAGCTGAATTCGCCCTCACTACTGCTAGAATGTTTTCTGTTGATGAAGCATTGAAG gtGGGTTTGATCGATGAAACGGCGTCCGACAAAGCGGACTCAGTGGACAAGTGTAAGAAGTTCATAAAGAAGTTCGACAGGATCCCTCCTCTAGCGCGAGCCATCACTAAACAGAAGATAAGGCAGGGACCTCTGGCGTGGATGAACAAGAACCGCGCTGCAGACACACAGGAGTTCTTAGCTTTCCTCCAAAACCCTAAAGTACAACAGTCATTAGATATGTATATTCAAAGCCTGAAGAAGAAGGCCGCTAAGTag
- the LOC142978105 gene encoding enoyl-CoA delta isomerase 1, mitochondrial-like — MFPIRQIVNNVRRVAPGFRAMSSSGPLTAVEVDSEGIATVTMQRPPVNSLNLELLQELSNAFDYVEKNKCKGMVLASASPRVFSAGLDIWEMYEPDLKRAEVFITALQDMWLKLYGSSYVTAAAINGHAPAGGCILGLSCEYRVMVTGTYTIGLNESALGLTVPQWLIGTLVNTIPPRQAELALTNGTMFTVEEAVKVGLIDETASDKADSVDKCKKFIKKFDRIPPLARAITKQKIRQGPLAWMKENYQANAQDFLTNLQNKIIQQSLGDYIKMMKNKSKK; from the exons ATGTTTCCCATCAGACAAATAGTAAACAATGTGCGGCGAGTGGCGCCTGGCTTCAGAGCTATGTCCAGCTCCGGTCCACTCACAGCTGTGGAGGTGGACAGTGAAGGAATAGCAACTGTGACAATGCAAAGACCACCAGTTAACAGCCTCAACTTGGAACTCTTACAGGAGTTGAGCAATGCCTTTGATTACGTTGAAAAAAACAAGTGCAAAGGAATGGTTCTAGCATCG GCATCACCAAGAGTGTTCTCAGCCGGTCTGGACATTTGGGAGATGTACGAACCAGACTTGAAGCGAGCTGAAGTCTTCATAACAGCTCTACAAGATATGTGGCTCAAACTGTATGGATCTAGTTACGTTACAGCTGCCGCCAtcaat GGTCATGCTCCCGCCGGGGGTTGTATACTAGGTCTATCATGCGAGTACCGCGTTATGGTGACCGGTACCTACACCATAGGGCTTAACGAGTCGGCCCTCGGTCTGACGGTGCCGCAGTGGCTCATAGGAACGTTGGTCAACACAATACCGCCGAGACAGGCTGAGCTTGCCCTCACAAATGGAACTATGTTCACTGTTGAAGAAGCGGTAAAG GTGGGCTTGATTGATGAAACAGCGTCCGACAAAGCGGACTCAGTGGACAAGTGTAAGAAGTTCATAAAGAAGTTCGACAGGATCCCTCCTCTAGCGCGAGCCATCACTAAACAGAAGATAAGGCAGGGACCACTGGCGTGGATGAAAGAGAACTATCAAGCAAATGCCCAAGACTTTCTAAcaaatcttcaaaacaaaataatacagcAGTCTTTGGGAGATTACattaaaatgatgaaaaataaatctaagaagtaa
- the LOC142978111 gene encoding dynein regulatory complex subunit 3-like, with amino-acid sequence MSEKQDKGEKKSMNSLIIHPDVEPGVIDNAMLIRCILEYGPTEEAGRLFAEEGVHLDEAPIVRLEFQNILRIDHLWMLTSLTKLTLAHNLIEKIENLEQLTGLNELDLSFNKIERIENLDALENLEILTLFHNRIRKLENMEALEKLLVFSIGDNLIEDYKEMAYLRKFRKLRSVSFKGNPGCDDPMAYKFLRSALTRVTYLDYKIVTEEQRESGVAVFRGLLRKLDDEDEIAEKRRIAKEEYDAKVAFYASSFVEYLSGPELIETMFEKDPDGSVLLSFGGELLPLYEQYKEQYVETMAGLVVFAQTAYNDREKEVKLFKNLVDNALDDSVRKSKEVVAEYELKKQPLVEQLNELIAKYTSKQATIEQLEPSIVEVGDQFNETLYQLWKSLMTLEMQLFEQCEESRVQFSVNMTEKITKLLEVSRNAFGAWREHEGIWSMRQFETLSKYLGNKIMLGDACPELYEVMMDRDLMMNLVAQSSDNHMRFIDTREDQLTTRANLWREDLVQGTTDNEVKRNRDRILEINYFIDNQREEWTDMQMALNDTVDPETAALLGDDF; translated from the exons ATGTCTGAAAAGCAAGATAAAGGAGAGAAGAAATCAATGAATAGTTTAATTATCCACCCTGACGTGGAACCAGGTGTTATCGACAATGCTATGCTTATTCGTTGTATCCTGGAGTATG GTCCAACTGAAGAGGCTGGCCGTCTATTTGCTGAGGAAGGCGTACATTTAGACGAGGCGCCGATAGTCCGACTTGAATTTCAAAACATTCTTAGAATCGATCATCTCTGGATGCTAACATCTCTTACTAAATTAACTTTAGCCCAcaatttgattgaaaaaattgaAAACTTAGAACAATTGACCGGTTTAAATGAGTTGGATTTATCTTTCAACAAAATTGAAAGGATAGAAAATTTAGATGCCTTAGAGaatttagaaatacttactttgttTCACAACAGAATAAGAAAATTGGAAAATATGGAAGCGTTGGAAAAATTGCTTGTGTTTAGTATTGGTGATAATTTGATAGAAGATTACAAAGAG ATGGCGTATCTTCGTAAGTTTCGTAAACTGCGCTCAGTGAGTTTCAAAGGTAACCCTGGCTGTGATGATCCGATGGCGTACAAGTTCCTTAGATCGGCGCTGACGAGGGTCACTTATCTCGACTATAAGATCGTTACTGAAGAACAAAGAGAAAGTGGGGTAGCTGTGTTTAG agGCTTGCTCCGAAAATTGGACGACGAAGACGAAATAGCAGAAAAGCGCAGAATAGCGAAAGAAGAGTACGATGCCAAAGTGGCGTTCTACGCGTCGTCATTCGTGGAGTACCTCAGTGGGCCTGAACTCATAGAGACCATGTTTGAAAAGGACCCTGATGGGAGTGTACTGCTCAGCTTCGGAGGAGAACTGCTACCTCTTTATGAACA GTACAAAGAGCAATATGTGGAAACAATGGCTGGCTTGGTGGTGTTCGCACAGACCGCCTACAACGACCGAGAGAAAGAAGTAAAGCTGTTCAAGAATCTCGTCGACAACGCGCTGGACGATAGCGTGCGGAAGAGTAAAGA GGTTGTGGCAGAATACGAGTTAAAGAAGCAGCCTCTAGTGGAGCAGCTGAACGAGTTGATCGCAAAATATACGTCGAAGCAGGCCACTATTGAACAGCTGGAGCCGAGCATCGTGGAGGTCGGCGACCAGTTCAATGAGACACTCTACCAACTGTGGAAGAGCCTCATGACTTTGGAGATGCAACTGTTTGAACAGTGCGAG GAATCTCGCGTGCAGTTCTCAGTGAACATGACGGAGAAGATAACTAAACTGCTGGAAGTGTCTCGTAACGCGTTCGGAGCGTGGCGCGAGCACGAGGGTATCTGGTCCATGCGACAGTTCGAGACGCTCTCCAAGTACCTCGGCAATAAGATCATGCTCGGAGACGCCTGCCCCGAACTATATGAA GTGATGATGGACCGTGACTTAATGATGAACCTGGTGGCTCAGTCGTCGGACAACCACATGCGGTTCATCGACACGCGCGAGGACCAGCTCACCACGCGCGCCAACCTGTGGCGCGAGGACCTCGTGCAGGGCACCACTGA TAACGAGGTGAAGCGCAACAGAGACAGGATCCTAGAGATCAACTACTTCATAGACAACCAGCGCGAGGAGTGGACCGACATGCAGATGGCGCTCAACGATACCGTCGACCCGGAGACCGCCGCGCTACTGGGAGACGACTTCTAA